One segment of Caldalkalibacillus thermarum DNA contains the following:
- a CDS encoding electron transfer flavoprotein subunit alpha/FixB family protein, protein MNLDEFKGVWVFIEQRDREVAPVSLELLGAGRALADKRGVELAGILIGHNVKDLTNTLFQYGADKVYVYDAPIFSQYRTEPYMHAVVEACRKYKPEIMLYGATSTGKDLASAVATDLATGLTADCTMLDVDPETGLLEASRPAFGGNIMATILCKKHRPQMATVRPKVMKALAPEPGRRGQVVEEQITLTEDEVRTKVLEVVRETTKRPRLDEADIIVAGGKGLKDAEGFQLCYKLAEVLGASVGASRDAVEAGWIDHHHQIGQTGVTVTPKIYFAIGISGAIQHVVGMQNSELIIAINNDPNAPIFQTCHYGIVGDAFEVVPALIAAFKEALYREEVQHA, encoded by the coding sequence ATGAATCTGGATGAGTTTAAAGGCGTCTGGGTGTTTATAGAACAGCGTGATCGTGAGGTGGCTCCCGTTTCCTTGGAGCTCCTCGGTGCCGGGCGGGCTTTGGCTGACAAACGGGGAGTGGAGCTGGCCGGTATTTTAATCGGCCACAATGTGAAAGACTTAACAAATACACTGTTTCAGTATGGTGCTGACAAGGTTTATGTCTATGATGCTCCCATCTTCAGCCAGTACCGCACCGAACCGTACATGCACGCCGTGGTGGAGGCCTGTCGCAAATATAAGCCTGAAATCATGCTGTACGGGGCCACCTCAACAGGGAAAGATCTGGCCAGTGCTGTGGCCACTGATCTGGCCACGGGATTGACGGCTGACTGCACCATGTTGGATGTTGATCCGGAGACTGGCTTGCTTGAAGCCAGCCGTCCGGCCTTTGGGGGCAACATTATGGCCACGATTTTATGCAAAAAGCATCGGCCCCAAATGGCCACGGTGCGTCCCAAAGTGATGAAAGCCCTTGCTCCTGAACCGGGCAGACGGGGCCAAGTGGTTGAGGAGCAAATCACCTTAACAGAAGATGAGGTGCGGACCAAAGTACTGGAAGTGGTCAGAGAGACAACCAAGCGGCCCCGCCTGGACGAAGCGGATATTATTGTCGCCGGAGGCAAAGGCTTGAAGGATGCTGAAGGCTTTCAGCTTTGCTATAAGTTAGCCGAGGTGTTGGGTGCTTCGGTCGGCGCCAGCCGGGATGCTGTAGAGGCGGGGTGGATTGATCATCACCACCAAATTGGGCAGACCGGGGTGACCGTCACCCCAAAAATCTACTTTGCTATCGGCATTTCAGGTGCCATTCAGCATGTGGTGGGCATGCAAAACTCAGAATTGATCATTGCTATCAATAATGATCCCAACGCGCCCATCTTTCAAACCTGCCATTACGGCATTGTCGGTGATGCTTTCGAGGTCGTACCGGCGTTGATTGCAGCCTTTAAAGAGGCTCTCTACAGAGAGGAGGTTCAACATGCCTGA
- a CDS encoding DNA polymerase IV, producing MNKAGSKMPRERVIFLVDVQSFFASIEKTADRSLQHKPIVVAGDPERRSGVILAACPLAKQWGIETAEALWEAQQKCPGVTVVKPHMQKYIEISVQLTAIMESFSDLVEPYSIDEQFIDLTPTLHLFGGSPYQAARLLQHKIQQEIGVYARIGIGPNKVLAKMACDNFAKKNKEGIAHISYDTLPATLWPLPVRSLFGVGSRMSRHLERMGIRTIGQLAQTPVERLRKKWGINGERLWLTANGIDESPVSPRSHDEQKAIGHHMTLPRDYETLEQIKVILLELSEEVGRRARRKGYVGDTVSVGVRGARFDLPTGFHRQTKLTEKTNDGLDVFKAAFDLFCTHWDGEPIRSAGVALSGLEPDHCRQLSLFNFETTLKKERLSKAVDHIKNKYGAAAILRAASLTAAGQARDRAQKIGGHYK from the coding sequence ATGAACAAAGCAGGTAGCAAGATGCCCCGGGAACGGGTCATTTTCCTGGTTGATGTGCAATCCTTTTTTGCTAGCATTGAAAAAACAGCTGACCGCTCCTTGCAGCATAAACCGATTGTGGTGGCAGGAGATCCCGAACGGCGCAGCGGGGTGATCCTGGCGGCCTGTCCCCTGGCCAAACAATGGGGGATTGAAACGGCAGAAGCGTTGTGGGAAGCCCAGCAAAAATGTCCTGGTGTCACTGTCGTCAAACCCCATATGCAAAAGTACATTGAAATCTCTGTTCAGCTTACCGCCATCATGGAAAGCTTCAGTGATCTGGTCGAACCGTACAGCATTGACGAACAGTTTATTGATCTGACACCGACCCTGCATTTATTTGGTGGCAGCCCCTATCAAGCGGCCCGTCTCTTGCAACATAAGATCCAGCAGGAAATAGGGGTCTATGCCCGCATTGGCATTGGCCCCAACAAAGTGCTGGCCAAAATGGCCTGTGATAACTTTGCCAAGAAAAACAAAGAGGGCATCGCCCACATCAGCTATGACACATTGCCCGCCACGTTATGGCCTCTTCCCGTCCGCTCTTTATTTGGCGTGGGCAGCCGCATGAGCCGCCACTTGGAACGCATGGGCATCCGCACGATTGGCCAACTGGCTCAAACCCCCGTGGAACGTCTGCGCAAAAAATGGGGCATTAATGGGGAACGGCTGTGGCTGACCGCTAACGGTATTGATGAATCCCCTGTTTCTCCCCGCTCCCATGATGAACAAAAGGCGATCGGTCACCATATGACCCTCCCCCGGGACTATGAAACCCTGGAGCAGATTAAAGTCATTCTGCTGGAATTAAGTGAAGAGGTGGGCCGCCGCGCCCGGCGCAAGGGATATGTGGGCGATACCGTTTCCGTGGGTGTACGCGGCGCCCGCTTTGATTTGCCCACCGGCTTTCACCGCCAAACCAAATTGACCGAAAAAACCAACGATGGACTGGATGTGTTTAAAGCCGCTTTTGATCTGTTTTGCACCCATTGGGACGGGGAGCCGATTCGCAGTGCGGGGGTAGCGCTGTCTGGCCTGGAGCCGGACCACTGCCGTCAACTGAGCTTGTTTAACTTTGAGACCACGCTTAAAAAAGAGCGCTTAAGCAAGGCAGTAGACCACATTAAGAATAAATACGGGGCCGCCGCCATTTTGCGGGCCGCCTCCCTTACTGCAGCAGGCCAAGCCCGGGACCGGGCCCAAAAAATAGGAGGGCATTACAAATAA
- a CDS encoding acetoin utilization protein AcuC, translating to MGRPTSKPIFIYSEAVLNYFFHDEHPFNQKRIALTKQLLECCGFLIPDQVRAPRMATDEELLLVHDREYIEAVKKASQVSGQSSPGQEHPEFHPFGLGTEDTPLFPDMHRQAVLAVGGTLLGAELIAQGRTKRVLNLAGGLHHAQRGKASGFCIYNDCAVAIEYVRRQYDMKVLYIDTDAHHGDGVQWIFYHDPHVFTFSIHETGRYLYPGTGHVNEKGIGEGYGYCLNLPVDAFTQDASWLDCFERGLEAVLQFFKPDIIISQHGCDAHFYDPLTHLAGSMSIYVRMPELIKQAAETYTGGKWLAVGGGGYDIYRVVPRAWGLLWMVMNDVPVKQGPLPESWLSAVRAHVNGPVPALWLDEEEVLPVIPRQKEIEEKNRLMLKQALSYLRQQVGPH from the coding sequence ATGGGTCGGCCAACCTCTAAGCCTATCTTCATTTACAGCGAAGCGGTGCTCAACTATTTTTTTCATGATGAGCATCCTTTCAACCAGAAGCGGATCGCTTTAACCAAACAATTGCTGGAATGTTGTGGATTTTTAATCCCGGACCAGGTGCGTGCTCCCCGCATGGCCACCGATGAGGAGCTCTTGCTTGTCCACGACAGGGAGTATATTGAAGCGGTTAAAAAGGCGAGTCAAGTGTCAGGGCAGTCTTCTCCCGGACAGGAGCATCCCGAATTCCATCCTTTCGGCTTAGGAACTGAAGATACCCCTCTTTTTCCTGACATGCACCGGCAAGCAGTATTGGCGGTGGGCGGAACCTTGCTGGGGGCGGAGTTGATCGCCCAAGGCCGTACCAAACGCGTCCTCAATCTGGCCGGGGGATTGCATCATGCCCAGCGGGGAAAGGCCTCTGGATTTTGCATCTATAATGACTGTGCCGTGGCTATTGAGTATGTGCGCAGGCAATATGACATGAAGGTGCTGTATATTGACACCGATGCCCATCATGGCGATGGGGTGCAGTGGATCTTTTACCATGATCCTCATGTGTTTACCTTTTCCATTCACGAAACGGGCCGCTACTTATATCCTGGTACGGGTCATGTCAACGAAAAGGGCATTGGCGAAGGGTATGGTTATTGCTTAAACTTGCCGGTCGATGCCTTTACTCAGGACGCGTCCTGGCTGGATTGTTTTGAAAGGGGTTTAGAAGCCGTGCTTCAGTTTTTTAAGCCGGATATCATTATCAGCCAGCACGGCTGTGATGCCCATTTTTATGATCCGCTGACCCATTTGGCAGGGTCCATGTCGATCTATGTCCGTATGCCTGAGTTGATCAAGCAGGCAGCCGAAACCTATACGGGAGGAAAATGGCTGGCCGTTGGTGGCGGGGGGTATGACATCTACCGTGTTGTACCCCGTGCTTGGGGATTGTTGTGGATGGTCATGAACGATGTGCCAGTCAAGCAAGGGCCATTGCCTGAATCTTGGCTGTCTGCTGTCAGGGCTCATGTTAATGGCCCGGTGCCTGCTTTATGGCTGGATGAGGAAGAGGTGCTGCCTGTTATCCCCCGTCAGAAGGAGATTGAGGAGAAGAACCGGCTCATGCTTAAGCAAGCCTTATCCTACTTGCGCCAGCAAGTGGGACCACACTAG
- a CDS encoding Crp/Fnr family transcriptional regulator, translating to MMQGQPFLAQERQAWQNTGIFSGQNFLKLKEIMYDHTFEAGSYLFWEGEQADKLFYIKQGQVKLTKTNAEGKEFTLHMFQEGDLVGELAGFTTLKHSYNALVTKDSIIGVIQTRDLEVLLWQHGDLAVEFIKWMGLMNRITETKVRDLMFYGKPGALCSTLIRLANTYGKQTEQGWLISHKVTHAELGEFIGATRESVNRMLRDLAKKGVIAQEQGHIIIKDIDYLRDICHCEHCPVTVCRI from the coding sequence ATGATGCAAGGACAACCCTTTTTGGCCCAAGAACGTCAGGCGTGGCAAAACACAGGCATCTTTTCCGGACAGAACTTTCTAAAACTGAAGGAGATTATGTATGACCATACGTTTGAAGCCGGCTCTTATCTATTCTGGGAAGGGGAGCAAGCTGACAAACTTTTTTATATCAAACAGGGGCAAGTCAAGCTGACCAAAACAAACGCTGAAGGAAAAGAGTTTACTTTGCACATGTTTCAAGAGGGCGATCTGGTCGGGGAATTAGCGGGATTTACCACATTAAAGCACAGTTACAATGCCTTGGTGACCAAAGACAGTATCATCGGTGTCATCCAAACTCGTGATTTGGAAGTGTTGCTCTGGCAGCACGGGGATCTGGCGGTTGAATTTATCAAGTGGATGGGCCTGATGAATCGTATCACAGAAACTAAAGTGAGAGATTTGATGTTTTATGGCAAGCCAGGCGCTTTGTGTTCAACTTTAATCCGCCTGGCCAATACGTACGGCAAACAGACTGAACAGGGATGGCTTATCTCTCACAAAGTCACCCATGCGGAATTGGGTGAATTTATTGGAGCGACAAGGGAAAGTGTCAACCGCATGCTGCGAGATTTGGCCAAAAAAGGAGTGATTGCTCAGGAGCAAGGGCACATCATCATTAAAGACATCGACTATTTGAGAGATATTTGCCACTGTGAGCACTGTCCCGTTACCGTATGCCGCATCTAA
- a CDS encoding aminotransferase class I/II-fold pyridoxal phosphate-dependent enzyme — MAKQLDHHQTPLFSGVVEHAQSNPIQFHIPGHKKGKGMDTEFRRFVGDNALAIDLINIAPLDDLHHPTGIIKEAQTLAADAFGADKTFFSVQGTSGAIMAMIMSVCGPGDKIIVPRNVHKSVLSAIIFAGAVPVFIHPVMDKRLGISHGITVSSVRASLEQHPDAKALLVINPTYYGVAGNLKEIVNLAHQHNIPVLVDEAHGVHIHFHDDLPLSAMQAGADMAATSVHKLGGSMTQSSVLNVKEGLISAKRVQAVLSMLTTTSTSYLLLSSLDVARKQLVLHGKTMLDKAIALANQARQAINDIPYLYCMGEEIIGQDESIYDLDPTKLLIHVRELGLTGHEVEQWLREKKNIEVELSDLYNILCLITPGDNEHTVQALVDALRELASMASHKRNQLTPLPVALPKIPRLAMSPRDAFYADTELVPFHQSAGRIIAEFIMIYPPGIPILLPGEIITEDNLDYILQNKEKGLPVQGPEDFDFRYLRVIKEYQAIR; from the coding sequence ATGGCAAAGCAACTGGATCACCATCAAACTCCTTTGTTTTCCGGTGTGGTTGAACATGCCCAGTCCAACCCGATTCAATTCCATATTCCCGGCCACAAAAAAGGAAAGGGAATGGATACAGAGTTTCGCCGTTTTGTTGGTGACAACGCCCTGGCTATAGACTTGATTAACATTGCCCCCTTAGATGATTTGCACCATCCGACAGGTATTATCAAAGAAGCCCAAACCTTGGCAGCGGACGCCTTTGGCGCGGACAAAACCTTTTTCTCGGTCCAAGGAACCAGCGGCGCCATTATGGCCATGATCATGAGCGTTTGCGGACCGGGAGACAAGATTATTGTCCCCCGTAACGTACACAAATCGGTTTTAAGTGCCATCATCTTTGCCGGTGCCGTTCCGGTTTTTATCCACCCAGTCATGGATAAACGCCTGGGGATCTCCCACGGCATCACTGTCTCCAGCGTGCGTGCTTCATTGGAACAGCACCCTGATGCCAAGGCGCTGCTGGTCATCAACCCCACTTACTACGGGGTGGCCGGCAACTTAAAAGAAATTGTGAACTTGGCTCACCAGCATAACATTCCCGTACTGGTGGATGAGGCCCACGGGGTACACATCCATTTTCATGATGACTTGCCCCTTTCAGCCATGCAAGCCGGTGCAGATATGGCTGCCACCAGCGTGCACAAGCTAGGTGGATCCATGACCCAAAGCTCTGTGCTCAATGTCAAGGAAGGACTCATTTCTGCCAAACGGGTTCAGGCTGTTTTAAGCATGCTGACCACCACTTCAACCTCTTACCTCTTGCTTTCATCTTTAGATGTGGCCCGGAAACAGCTTGTTTTACATGGCAAAACCATGTTGGATAAGGCCATTGCCTTGGCCAACCAGGCGCGCCAAGCCATCAATGACATTCCCTATCTGTATTGCATGGGAGAAGAGATCATTGGCCAGGACGAATCGATTTATGATTTGGATCCGACCAAATTGCTCATCCACGTCCGGGAACTGGGCTTAACTGGTCATGAAGTGGAACAGTGGCTGCGTGAGAAGAAAAACATCGAAGTGGAGTTAAGCGATTTGTACAACATCTTATGCTTAATTACACCCGGTGATAACGAACACACCGTTCAGGCTCTGGTGGATGCCCTGCGTGAGCTCGCGTCCATGGCCAGTCATAAACGAAACCAGCTGACACCGCTGCCTGTGGCACTGCCCAAGATCCCCCGGCTGGCCATGTCACCGAGGGATGCCTTCTATGCTGATACGGAGCTGGTTCCTTTCCATCAATCGGCAGGGCGTATTATTGCTGAATTTATCATGATTTATCCTCCAGGCATTCCGATTTTGCTCCCTGGCGAAATCATCACCGAAGATAACCTGGATTATATTCTGCAAAACAAAGAAAAAGGGCTTCCCGTCCAGGGACCGGAAGACTTTGATTTCCGCTACCTTCGTGTCATTAAAGAATACCAGGCCATCCGTTAA
- a CDS encoding DUF3055 domain-containing protein encodes MRFERLYDVSEKAHVRFVGFASDRARYDFGIVFTNQFFGKPLVICMQTGRSTLLSADEAENIEYLQRTFNISSCEEAEQLSVFFQHVIPRLTVGPEHE; translated from the coding sequence ATGAGATTTGAACGTTTGTACGATGTGTCTGAGAAAGCACACGTTCGTTTTGTAGGGTTTGCATCAGACCGGGCGCGCTATGATTTTGGCATCGTCTTTACCAACCAGTTTTTTGGCAAGCCGCTGGTGATCTGTATGCAAACCGGTCGTTCCACATTGTTGTCTGCTGATGAGGCAGAAAATATTGAGTACCTTCAACGCACATTTAATATCTCCTCCTGTGAAGAAGCCGAACAGTTGTCTGTGTTTTTCCAACATGTGATTCCGCGCTTGACAGTTGGACCGGAACATGAGTAG
- a CDS encoding GapA-binding peptide SR1P encodes MGEIVCQTCEKTIEHFEAEKVSVLYGVCPGCHECEELKNEER; translated from the coding sequence ATGGGCGAGATTGTGTGCCAAACTTGTGAGAAAACCATTGAACATTTTGAAGCCGAAAAGGTATCTGTCTTGTATGGCGTTTGTCCAGGTTGCCATGAATGTGAAGAATTGAAAAATGAAGAAAGATAA
- the mobA gene encoding molybdenum cofactor guanylyltransferase: MMTGVILAGGQNRRMNGEIKGLLPFGGEKVVERQVRIMKTICDEIILVTNHPRPFLPVFGNAIRIITDFFKTGGPLSGMHAAFSLAKHQELWVVACDMPFISPNAARLMQQHRREKGCDAVVPVLKNKLYPLNAVYHQSCVPSITMMLQQQNGQLEDLLHYLNWAAVTESFFNHHGLDLSFVIDFNTFDEYNQLLQLEERKDNNNRSKRLAEGS, from the coding sequence ATGATGACAGGTGTCATTCTGGCTGGCGGCCAAAACCGCAGAATGAATGGGGAAATCAAGGGGTTGTTACCGTTTGGCGGGGAAAAGGTGGTTGAGCGGCAGGTCCGCATCATGAAGACCATATGTGATGAGATCATTCTCGTGACCAATCACCCTCGTCCTTTCCTTCCTGTCTTTGGCAATGCCATCCGGATCATTACTGACTTTTTTAAAACAGGGGGACCCTTGAGCGGTATGCATGCCGCCTTCTCCTTAGCCAAGCACCAGGAGCTATGGGTGGTGGCTTGCGATATGCCGTTTATCTCCCCCAATGCAGCCCGTCTTATGCAACAACACCGGCGGGAAAAAGGGTGTGATGCCGTGGTTCCCGTGTTAAAAAACAAATTATACCCTCTTAACGCTGTTTATCATCAATCTTGTGTGCCTTCCATAACGATGATGCTCCAACAACAAAATGGTCAGCTTGAGGATCTGCTCCACTATTTGAATTGGGCAGCGGTCACCGAATCTTTTTTCAATCATCATGGGCTGGACTTGTCCTTTGTGATTGATTTCAATACCTTTGATGAATATAACCAACTGTTGCAACTAGAAGAGAGAAAGGACAACAACAATCGCTCTAAAAGGTTAGCTGAAGGGAGCTGA
- a CDS encoding DUF1885 family protein: MSQSAYIRLVEESTMTESNLDDVKQKLERYISMTTKTGQQLAWHYEEAAFPYTIEEKSEGKGKWLYLKGNNPELYKYIVIGVGSETVMDEESGQEKEEHYIQVVLPDGATHGDKSKANEFCKYLAKAYQAKLQLFNGRTMYFYPRKP, from the coding sequence GTGAGTCAAAGTGCGTATATTCGTCTGGTAGAGGAATCAACAATGACCGAGTCCAATTTGGACGATGTGAAGCAAAAATTGGAACGTTACATAAGCATGACCACAAAAACAGGACAGCAGCTGGCTTGGCATTATGAGGAGGCCGCTTTTCCTTACACGATTGAAGAGAAGTCGGAGGGGAAAGGAAAATGGCTCTACCTGAAAGGCAACAACCCTGAACTGTACAAATATATTGTCATCGGGGTTGGCTCAGAAACAGTCATGGATGAAGAGAGCGGCCAAGAGAAGGAAGAACACTATATTCAGGTGGTGTTGCCGGATGGAGCCACTCATGGTGATAAATCAAAAGCCAATGAGTTTTGCAAATATCTGGCCAAAGCGTATCAAGCGAAATTGCAGTTGTTTAACGGGCGCACCATGTATTTTTATCCCCGCAAACCGTAA
- a CDS encoding electron transfer flavoprotein subunit beta/FixA family protein yields MHIVVCIKQVPDTKVIKMNPKTKTIDRASAPAILNPYDAHAVEEAVRLKQRYGGTVSVLTMGPPPAVKAIKKCIEIGADDGYMISDRAFAGADTLATSYALSKALEKISTIKPIDLILCGKMSIDGDTGQVGPGIARRLDIPPLTAVKKIAELNLKDRYIIVHRKLEDGYEVVQSCLPCLCAVEKEINDLSYAPLPNMIKAARYQPQIWSVDDLEDVDRKQLGLKGSPTVVGKIWTPEKPQGGTLLEGDIQEQVQQLLDIVLQKRELFTEREGVR; encoded by the coding sequence ATGCACATTGTCGTTTGTATCAAGCAGGTGCCGGATACCAAAGTGATTAAAATGAATCCCAAAACCAAAACCATAGACCGGGCCAGTGCACCTGCCATTTTGAATCCGTATGATGCCCATGCGGTGGAAGAAGCAGTCCGCCTGAAGCAGCGTTATGGGGGAACTGTTTCTGTCCTGACCATGGGACCGCCCCCTGCGGTGAAAGCGATCAAAAAGTGTATTGAAATCGGTGCCGATGACGGTTACATGATTTCCGACCGGGCCTTCGCCGGAGCGGATACCCTGGCGACCAGTTATGCTTTGAGCAAGGCATTAGAGAAAATCTCCACAATTAAACCGATTGACTTGATTTTATGCGGCAAGATGAGCATTGACGGTGATACCGGTCAGGTGGGTCCGGGCATTGCCCGCCGGCTGGACATTCCACCCTTAACAGCGGTGAAAAAGATTGCAGAGCTTAACCTTAAAGACCGGTATATCATCGTGCACCGCAAGCTGGAGGATGGCTATGAAGTGGTTCAGTCTTGCCTGCCTTGCCTGTGTGCAGTTGAAAAAGAGATTAACGACCTCTCCTATGCCCCGTTGCCCAACATGATCAAGGCGGCCCGTTACCAGCCTCAAATCTGGTCTGTGGATGATTTGGAGGATGTGGACCGCAAACAACTGGGCTTAAAGGGATCGCCAACGGTGGTTGGTAAAATATGGACCCCTGAAAAACCTCAAGGAGGCACCCTGTTGGAGGGGGACATACAGGAGCAGGTGCAGCAACTGCTAGATATTGTCCTGCAAAAAAGAGAGTTGTTCACTGAACGGGAGGGAGTCCGATGA
- a CDS encoding acetoin utilization AcuB family protein — protein sequence MQIEEVMKRKVITVSPSTTIREARRLCQEHRIRHLPVVEGETLVGIISDRDLRDALPSVIHKEVEVDDIYQHPVSSVMKKDVITIHPLDFIEEAALTLYTAKIGCLPVVSQGKLVGIVTESDILHSLVELMGVDRPSSYLKIEVDDTTGRLADVAQIIKECHVNISNVYVYPSKKKGKKNLSFRVETIDPRPIIERIEQHGFRVIWPEKLDVKHNAQEKTQQRMKAKEQNNDGSANL from the coding sequence ATGCAAATAGAAGAGGTGATGAAACGGAAGGTGATCACTGTCTCTCCAAGCACAACCATTAGGGAAGCCAGGCGTTTGTGTCAGGAACACCGCATACGCCATCTCCCGGTGGTCGAGGGGGAGACGCTGGTGGGGATTATTTCTGACCGGGATTTGCGGGACGCCCTTCCTTCTGTGATCCACAAAGAAGTTGAAGTGGACGACATATATCAACATCCGGTTTCATCCGTCATGAAAAAAGATGTGATCACCATTCATCCTTTAGATTTTATTGAAGAAGCAGCGTTAACGCTGTATACAGCCAAAATCGGCTGTTTGCCAGTTGTCAGCCAGGGGAAACTGGTGGGCATCGTCACGGAATCCGATATTCTCCATTCCCTGGTAGAATTGATGGGTGTAGACCGGCCCAGTTCATATCTTAAAATCGAGGTGGACGATACCACTGGGCGTCTGGCCGATGTAGCCCAGATTATTAAAGAGTGTCATGTCAATATTTCCAATGTGTATGTTTACCCCAGCAAGAAAAAAGGCAAGAAAAATCTTAGTTTCAGGGTAGAGACTATCGATCCCCGCCCCATCATTGAACGGATTGAACAGCATGGTTTCCGGGTGATCTGGCCGGAAAAGCTGGACGTGAAGCACAACGCACAGGAAAAAACTCAGCAAAGAATGAAAGCAAAGGAGCAAAACAATGATGGGTCGGCCAACCTCTAA
- a CDS encoding ferredoxin family protein yields MNIEEKQYLVRFNADTESHLKIVNAHICATRCPDKLCTIFCPAEVYKWEGDRMHVGFEGCHECGSCRIGCPYDNIEWRYPKGGYGIVFRLG; encoded by the coding sequence ATGAACATCGAGGAGAAACAGTATCTTGTCCGGTTCAATGCGGACACTGAGTCCCACTTAAAAATCGTCAATGCTCATATCTGTGCCACCCGTTGTCCAGATAAACTGTGCACGATCTTTTGCCCTGCTGAAGTGTACAAATGGGAAGGAGACCGTATGCATGTAGGTTTCGAAGGATGTCATGAATGCGGCAGCTGCCGCATCGGCTGCCCTTATGACAATATTGAGTGGCGGTACCCCAAAGGTGGGTACGGCATTGTGTTCAGACTGGGCTGA
- a CDS encoding FAD-dependent oxidoreductase, with translation MPEKFDCIIVGAGPAGVSCAYTLAKAGLDVLIIERGEYPGAKNVMGGVLYRKMLDDIIPGFYKEAPLERPVVEQRFMLLDRESAVTFSYKGLEWAREPYNCFTVLRAKFDQWFAQKAVEAGALLVNETVVKECIVQDGRVVGVRTDRPDGDVYADVVVLADGVNSLLAKSLGFHKEWQPDEVALATMEVLKLDKAAIEARFNLEPNQGCTIEIFGDATQGILGTGFVYTNKDSINVGVGALLSGLIKHKLKPYELLERLKQHPLIQPLIAGSEPQEYLAHLIPEGGWRSMPKLVGHGVLVVGDAAQLVNSIHREGSNLAMTSGVLAAEAIMTAKELNDFSENVLDSYRVNLLNSYVGQDLKKYKDTTRHFERFPQYFEQYIPMLNRAASHFFTVDGTPKKEIQKQLIRQLGTVGERFKIARDMIRAWKVIKG, from the coding sequence ATGCCTGAAAAATTTGATTGTATCATTGTGGGAGCCGGACCTGCTGGTGTGTCTTGTGCCTATACGCTGGCCAAAGCAGGATTGGATGTGTTGATCATTGAGCGGGGGGAATATCCTGGAGCCAAAAATGTCATGGGTGGTGTGTTGTACCGCAAAATGCTGGACGACATCATCCCGGGTTTTTACAAGGAGGCTCCGCTGGAGAGGCCGGTGGTGGAGCAGCGCTTTATGCTGCTGGATCGGGAATCGGCTGTCACATTCAGCTATAAGGGTTTGGAATGGGCCAGGGAGCCGTACAACTGTTTTACGGTGCTCAGGGCCAAGTTTGATCAATGGTTTGCCCAGAAAGCAGTTGAAGCCGGGGCCTTGCTCGTTAACGAAACAGTGGTCAAGGAATGTATTGTCCAAGACGGACGGGTGGTTGGCGTGCGTACCGACCGTCCTGATGGAGATGTTTACGCCGATGTAGTTGTGTTGGCTGACGGTGTGAACTCTCTGTTAGCCAAATCATTGGGATTTCATAAGGAATGGCAACCTGATGAAGTGGCTTTAGCTACCATGGAAGTGCTTAAACTGGACAAGGCTGCCATTGAAGCACGTTTTAATCTGGAGCCGAACCAGGGTTGTACCATTGAGATTTTTGGAGATGCCACCCAGGGCATTTTGGGCACCGGTTTTGTCTACACCAACAAGGACAGCATCAATGTTGGCGTTGGTGCCTTATTGTCTGGTTTGATCAAACATAAGCTGAAACCGTACGAACTGTTGGAACGGCTGAAACAGCATCCCCTGATTCAGCCCTTGATCGCTGGCAGTGAGCCTCAGGAATATCTGGCACACCTCATTCCAGAAGGAGGCTGGCGTTCCATGCCCAAACTGGTGGGTCATGGGGTGCTGGTCGTGGGAGATGCGGCCCAGCTGGTCAATTCCATCCACCGGGAGGGATCCAACCTGGCCATGACTTCCGGAGTACTGGCTGCCGAGGCCATCATGACGGCCAAAGAGCTGAATGATTTTTCGGAGAATGTTCTGGACAGTTACCGTGTTAATCTGTTAAACAGCTATGTTGGACAGGACTTGAAAAAGTACAAAGATACCACCCGTCACTTTGAACGTTTCCCGCAATACTTTGAACAGTATATCCCTATGCTGAACAGGGCAGCCAGCCACTTCTTCACGGTGGATGGCACACCAAAAAAAGAAATACAAAAGCAGTTGATCCGCCAGTTGGGGACGGTTGGAGAACGGTTTAAAATCGCGCGGGATATGATCCGCGCCTGGAAGGTGATCAAAGGATGA